A region of Deltaproteobacteria bacterium DNA encodes the following proteins:
- the asnB gene encoding asparagine synthase (glutamine-hydrolyzing) gives MCGICGKMDFRGREIDTDLVHAMCRSFPYRGPDDEGTLLRPGIGLGHRRLSIIDLSASGRQPMANEDASLWLVFNGEIYNFPELREELRSKGHVFRSRTDCETVLHLYEEEGTALFSRLDGMFAFALWDGEKKRLLLGRDRLGIKPLYYFADNEKLLFASEPKAILQDPSIPREIDPEALDLYLTLNHIPEPWSIFKGMKKLLPGTFLLAEEGGIRIETYWDLPEAAGPGESPAGKGRPSFEEGKARLRKLLERAVKKRLIADVPLGAFLSGGIDSSIIVGLMSRLSSRPVKTFSIGFKDLPAFDETAYAREVAEFNGTEHHEFSLGYRDMLEVLPAVLDDLDEPFADSSTIPTYIVSRETRKHVTVALSGDGGDEVFAGYRMYLGETWARYFAGIPRFIRSGILTPLVMALPDARDRSGLEKIRRIKKFLRGLSPSFTERFCAWRQVFSFPERRALLRDPPEGDIYLKRIRGQVQRHAGRFPGDTVNLMLYLDLKGLLPGDMLAKVDRMSMANSLEVRVPFLDHRLVEFMFTLPGNTKLRGRRRKHILLETFRDLLPPSLLERPKAGFEVPIAAWLRKELRFLLEEHLSKKALAAHDLFRYSVVKDLISDHLKGRRDTSWQLWNLIVFQHWFKTYMA, from the coding sequence ATGTGCGGAATCTGCGGCAAGATGGATTTCCGGGGCAGGGAAATCGACACGGACCTGGTCCATGCGATGTGCCGGTCCTTTCCCTACCGCGGCCCTGACGACGAAGGCACCCTTTTGCGCCCCGGCATCGGGCTCGGGCACCGGCGGTTGAGCATCATCGACCTTTCGGCCTCGGGCCGCCAACCCATGGCCAACGAAGACGCCAGCCTCTGGCTCGTCTTTAACGGGGAAATCTACAATTTTCCAGAGCTCCGGGAAGAACTCCGATCCAAAGGGCATGTCTTCAGGAGCAGGACGGATTGCGAGACCGTTCTCCACCTTTACGAAGAGGAAGGCACCGCCCTCTTCAGTCGACTCGACGGAATGTTCGCGTTCGCCCTTTGGGACGGGGAGAAAAAAAGGCTTCTCCTGGGCCGGGATCGCTTAGGGATCAAGCCCCTATACTACTTTGCCGACAATGAAAAACTGCTCTTCGCCTCCGAACCCAAGGCGATCCTGCAGGATCCTTCCATCCCCAGGGAGATCGATCCCGAGGCCCTGGATCTTTACCTGACCCTGAATCATATCCCGGAGCCCTGGAGCATCTTCAAGGGCATGAAAAAACTCCTTCCCGGGACCTTTCTCCTGGCCGAGGAAGGCGGAATCCGGATCGAGACCTACTGGGATCTTCCCGAGGCGGCGGGTCCAGGGGAATCGCCCGCAGGAAAAGGAAGACCCTCTTTTGAAGAAGGGAAGGCCCGGCTAAGGAAACTCCTTGAGAGGGCCGTCAAGAAACGCCTCATCGCCGATGTCCCCTTGGGGGCCTTCCTGAGCGGGGGGATCGACTCAAGCATAATCGTGGGACTCATGTCCAGGCTTTCCTCCCGCCCTGTGAAGACCTTCTCCATCGGGTTCAAGGACCTCCCCGCCTTCGACGAAACGGCCTATGCCCGGGAGGTGGCCGAATTCAACGGAACGGAACACCACGAATTTTCCCTTGGGTACCGGGACATGCTGGAGGTCCTTCCCGCGGTCCTGGACGACCTGGATGAACCCTTCGCCGACTCCTCCACCATTCCGACCTATATCGTATCCCGCGAAACCAGAAAGCATGTCACCGTGGCCCTCTCGGGCGACGGGGGAGATGAGGTCTTCGCTGGCTACAGGATGTACCTCGGGGAGACCTGGGCAAGGTATTTCGCCGGAATCCCCCGTTTCATCCGAAGCGGCATCCTGACCCCGCTCGTCATGGCCCTCCCGGATGCCCGGGATAGATCGGGACTCGAAAAGATCAGGAGGATAAAGAAGTTCCTCAGGGGCCTCAGCCCATCCTTCACCGAACGATTCTGCGCATGGCGCCAGGTCTTCTCCTTTCCAGAGCGCAGGGCCCTGCTGAGGGATCCCCCTGAGGGCGACATCTACCTGAAACGGATACGCGGCCAGGTCCAGCGCCATGCCGGGCGCTTTCCCGGGGACACCGTGAACCTCATGCTCTACCTGGATCTCAAGGGGCTTTTGCCCGGAGACATGCTGGCCAAGGTGGACCGGATGAGCATGGCCAATTCCCTTGAAGTCCGGGTACCTTTCCTTGACCACAGATTGGTGGAATTCATGTTTACGCTTCCGGGAAACACCAAACTCAGGGGGAGGAGAAGGAAACACATCCTCCTTGAGACCTTCAGGGATCTCCTCCCCCCTTCGCTCCTCGAACGGCCGAAGGCGGGATTTGAGGTGCCCATCGCGGCCTGGCTCAGAAAAGAGCTCCGTTTTCTCCTGGAAGAGCATCTCTCCAAAAAAGCCCTGGCGGCACACGACCTTTTCCGCTACTCCGTGGTCAAGGACCTTATTTCGGACCACCTGAAAGGCCGCAGGGATACCTCGTGGCAGTTGTGGAACCTGATCGTCTTCCAGCACTGGTTCAAAACCTACATGGCGTGA
- the cobU gene encoding bifunctional adenosylcobinamide kinase/adenosylcobinamide-phosphate guanylyltransferase: MIDHSQKELVLVLGGARSGKSAWAQRQVEKDYRSYLFLATARILDEEMAERVRRHREARGPGWRVIEEPLDIPGVLRKGCGDVDAVLVDCLTVWLGNILVEKGEKEVPRFRAELLETLQERDRSIILVSNEVGLGIVPDTPLGRGFRDQAGRLNQEIAAVADKVVFMVAGLPMVLKEGGAPPS; this comes from the coding sequence ATGATTGATCATTCCCAAAAAGAGCTTGTGCTTGTCCTGGGAGGGGCCAGGAGCGGAAAGAGCGCCTGGGCCCAGAGACAGGTCGAGAAAGATTATCGTTCCTATCTATTCCTTGCCACGGCCCGGATTTTGGACGAGGAGATGGCCGAAAGGGTAAGACGCCACCGGGAAGCGCGCGGTCCGGGGTGGAGAGTGATAGAGGAGCCCTTGGACATCCCCGGGGTTCTCAGGAAGGGGTGTGGAGATGTGGATGCGGTCCTGGTGGATTGCCTCACCGTGTGGCTGGGGAATATCCTGGTTGAGAAAGGAGAAAAGGAAGTTCCCCGATTCCGGGCGGAACTGTTGGAGACCCTTCAAGAAAGAGATCGAAGTATCATCCTGGTCTCCAACGAGGTGGGGTTGGGGATCGTTCCTGACACCCCCCTGGGGAGGGGATTTCGCGACCAGGCCGGTCGCCTGAATCAGGAGATCGCGGCCGTTGCGGACAAGGTGGTTTTTATGGTCGCGGGTCTCCCAATGGTTTTGAAAGAAGGGGGCGCTCCTCCCTCGTAA
- a CDS encoding aminopeptidase has translation MKQHYSLKKAAFRIPLILALLLVASGCRISHIFHAAAGQARLLAGAVPVEEGLHDGRLSREEKERLRLVSQIKAFGEEALGLKKTRNFETVYLKSPGPPLYVVSACPKDRLQPVTWWFPIVGEMPYLGFFNLRGAHNEARNLTEKGLDVCIGTAEAYSTLGWFRDPITLNLLKGSTLDLVETVLHEMAHSTLYIKGQGAFNEGLAVLVGKVGALSFLEAYYGKEHHLVLEARNSIHDERLFSTFLDDLLARLEDLYQSPLSLEEKMERRGHIFKKAREAFEQLKPRFKTDRFGGFGRLSLNNASLVTIGLYHRYFPLFEWAFKKNGRSIKKMIDYFRALSARPGDLIQNIMLERSLLRSSSPRETLGRGVGRRKKPCPPPGERSPVGGTPG, from the coding sequence ATGAAACAGCATTATTCCCTCAAAAAGGCCGCCTTTCGAATCCCCCTGATCCTGGCCCTCCTCCTCGTCGCTTCAGGGTGCCGCATCAGCCACATCTTTCACGCCGCAGCGGGCCAGGCCAGGCTCCTTGCGGGAGCAGTGCCCGTTGAAGAGGGCCTTCACGATGGGCGCCTGAGCCGGGAGGAAAAGGAACGCCTCCGGCTCGTATCACAAATCAAGGCATTCGGGGAAGAAGCATTGGGGTTGAAGAAGACCCGGAATTTTGAAACCGTTTACTTGAAATCTCCAGGCCCTCCCCTTTACGTGGTTTCGGCCTGCCCCAAAGACCGTCTCCAGCCTGTTACCTGGTGGTTTCCCATCGTCGGGGAAATGCCTTACCTGGGGTTTTTCAACCTCCGGGGGGCCCACAACGAGGCCCGCAACCTGACCGAAAAAGGCCTGGACGTCTGTATCGGTACGGCCGAGGCCTACAGCACCCTTGGATGGTTCAGGGATCCCATCACCCTCAACCTGCTCAAGGGCTCGACCCTGGATCTCGTTGAGACCGTCCTCCATGAAATGGCCCACTCGACCCTGTACATAAAAGGACAAGGGGCCTTCAACGAGGGTCTGGCGGTCCTGGTGGGCAAGGTGGGGGCCCTCTCTTTCCTCGAGGCATATTACGGAAAAGAGCACCACCTCGTCCTGGAGGCCCGGAACTCCATTCACGACGAACGTCTCTTCTCCACCTTCCTGGACGATCTCCTGGCGAGACTGGAGGATCTTTACCAGAGCCCCTTGTCCCTGGAAGAAAAAATGGAGAGAAGAGGTCATATCTTCAAGAAGGCCCGGGAAGCATTCGAACAACTGAAACCGCGTTTCAAGACCGACCGGTTCGGGGGGTTCGGACGCCTTTCCCTCAACAACGCATCCCTTGTCACCATCGGGCTCTACCACCGATATTTTCCGCTTTTTGAGTGGGCCTTCAAGAAAAACGGCCGCTCCATAAAAAAGATGATAGATTATTTTCGGGCCCTCTCTGCACGTCCGGGAGACTTGATCCAGAATATAATGCTTGAACGCTCCCTTCTCCGCTCTTCCTCTCCTCGGGAAACCCTTGGGCGGGGAGTCGGCCGCCGAAAGAAACCCTGTCCGCCCCCAGGCGAACGGTCTCCTGTGGGAGGGACCCCAGGCTGA
- a CDS encoding MBL fold metallo-hydrolase, whose translation MRITFWGTRGSIAVPGKDTTKYGGNTTCLEITLESGTKVVIDAGTGIRALGEKLVAEEERVSIYLLITHIHWDHVLGFPFFAPIYSSTARIIIDGYPSCMKGLRYTFDNKMGDGFFPIRFDDLTARLQYLEQVQRGPLTIEDTVIEGIPLQHPQGGFGYRFKEGDKTLVFLTDNELRKGRRSGGIPKEYTAFCRDADILIHDAQYTPREIDERKGWGHSDYEAAIELACRAGARKLILFHHDPSRTDSQMDAVVDICSELASQRNPALVVEAARENDECIL comes from the coding sequence ATGCGGATTACTTTTTGGGGCACCAGGGGATCCATTGCCGTACCCGGAAAGGATACAACAAAATACGGAGGAAACACGACCTGCCTGGAAATCACCCTCGAGAGCGGGACAAAGGTCGTGATCGACGCGGGAACCGGGATTCGGGCACTGGGTGAAAAACTTGTGGCCGAGGAGGAGAGGGTCTCCATCTATCTCCTGATTACCCACATCCACTGGGATCACGTTCTTGGGTTTCCCTTTTTCGCCCCTATATACAGTTCCACGGCCAGAATTATCATCGACGGATACCCGAGCTGCATGAAGGGCCTCCGTTACACCTTTGACAACAAGATGGGAGACGGTTTTTTCCCCATCCGTTTTGATGATCTCACCGCCCGGCTTCAATACCTGGAACAGGTACAAAGAGGACCGCTCACGATAGAAGACACCGTGATTGAGGGCATCCCGCTTCAACACCCCCAGGGCGGGTTCGGATACCGATTCAAAGAAGGAGACAAGACACTGGTCTTCCTGACGGACAACGAACTCCGAAAAGGCCGCCGGTCAGGAGGGATACCCAAAGAGTACACCGCCTTTTGCCGGGACGCAGACATCCTGATCCACGATGCCCAGTATACTCCGAGGGAGATCGATGAGCGCAAGGGGTGGGGACATTCGGACTACGAGGCCGCCATTGAGCTTGCATGCAGGGCCGGGGCCCGAAAACTCATCCTATTCCACCATGATCCCTCGAGGACCGACTCGCAGATGGATGCCGTTGTGGACATCTGCAGCGAACTCGCCTCCCAGAGAAATCCCGCCCTTGTGGTCGAGGCCGCCCGGGAGAACGATGAATGTATCCTTTAG